The following proteins are encoded in a genomic region of Synechococcus sp. ROS8604:
- a CDS encoding amidohydrolase family protein, producing the protein MRRITHVCLPQSTSKDGHSQQWWLQLDREARIVDRGLMPEGTALAGEGWGGDVLSPMGVDLQINGGLGLPFPELTDAALPQLLQLLDQLWRDGVEAISPTLVTCGVEPLREALTVLRQARAAHQPFRCQLLGAHLEGPFLAEARRGAHPRQHLASPTMDELKARISGFEQEIALVTLAPERDGAAALIEHLCGLGIRVALGHSTADATTANEAFNKGVSMLTHSFNAMQGLHHRNPGPIGAACLRDDVALGLIADGVHVDPTMAVLLQRLAGDQLVLVSDALAPYGLEDGVHHWDERALLVKNGTCRLEDGTLAGVTLPLLEGVKRLARWSSHPSAAIYAATVAPRKALNSQETFQLLGRPLNELLRWHWDDETNNLSWQHAA; encoded by the coding sequence TCTGCCCCAAAGCACGAGCAAGGACGGGCACTCACAGCAGTGGTGGCTGCAACTCGATCGAGAAGCCCGCATTGTGGATCGAGGATTGATGCCTGAGGGGACGGCCCTAGCCGGTGAAGGCTGGGGCGGAGACGTGCTCAGCCCGATGGGTGTAGACCTCCAGATCAATGGGGGTTTGGGACTGCCGTTCCCAGAGCTGACCGATGCTGCGTTGCCACAACTCCTGCAGCTCCTCGATCAGCTCTGGCGCGATGGCGTGGAAGCGATCAGTCCCACTCTTGTGACCTGCGGCGTCGAGCCCTTGCGTGAAGCTCTCACCGTGCTCAGGCAGGCGCGTGCCGCTCACCAGCCCTTCCGCTGCCAGCTGCTTGGTGCCCACTTGGAAGGACCTTTTCTGGCCGAGGCAAGACGGGGAGCCCATCCACGCCAACACCTCGCCAGTCCCACCATGGACGAACTCAAGGCACGCATCAGCGGCTTTGAGCAAGAGATTGCCCTGGTCACCCTCGCTCCAGAACGCGATGGCGCCGCGGCCTTGATCGAACACCTGTGTGGTCTGGGCATTCGCGTGGCCCTTGGTCACAGCACTGCGGATGCCACCACGGCCAATGAAGCCTTTAACAAGGGCGTATCGATGCTGACCCACAGCTTCAATGCGATGCAGGGGTTGCATCACCGCAATCCCGGACCGATCGGAGCTGCCTGCCTACGGGATGACGTTGCACTCGGCCTGATTGCTGATGGGGTTCACGTGGACCCCACGATGGCGGTGCTCTTGCAGCGGCTGGCGGGCGATCAACTCGTGCTGGTCAGCGATGCACTCGCCCCCTACGGACTCGAAGACGGAGTGCACCATTGGGATGAGCGTGCGCTTCTGGTGAAGAACGGCACCTGCCGGCTTGAGGATGGAACCCTTGCGGGCGTGACCTTGCCGCTGCTTGAGGGAGTGAAGCGGCTGGCACGCTGGAGCTCCCATCCAAGTGCTGCCATTTATGCCGCAACCGTTGCACCCAGGAAGGCCTTGAATTCCCAAGAAACCTTCCAACTGCTGGGACGACCTCTGAACGAGCTGTTGCGCTGGCATTGGGATGACGAAACCAACAACCTCAGCTGGCAACACGCTGCCTAA
- the bchM gene encoding magnesium protoporphyrin IX methyltransferase codes for MPPESLLDDTQAEKQEVKGYFETTGFERWNRIYSESDDVNKVQRNIRIGHQKTVDEVLSLIKQSGELSDVSFCDAGCGVGSLSLPLAEMGAGSIDASDISEAMAQEAQRRAEEAGLNMGKLHFFASDLESLSGSFHTVCCLDVFIHYPQPAAEEMVRHLCSLTEQRLIVSFAPYTPLLALLKSIGQLFPGPSKTTRAYTLKETGIVKAAESCGFKLIRRSLNKAPFYFSRLVEFQKS; via the coding sequence ATGCCACCCGAGTCCCTGCTGGACGACACGCAGGCTGAAAAGCAGGAGGTAAAGGGGTACTTCGAAACCACAGGGTTCGAGCGCTGGAATCGTATTTACAGCGAAAGTGATGATGTCAACAAGGTTCAACGCAACATTCGCATCGGACACCAAAAGACCGTGGATGAGGTGTTGAGCTTGATCAAGCAAAGTGGCGAGCTCAGTGACGTGAGCTTCTGTGATGCAGGGTGCGGAGTGGGCAGCCTCAGCTTGCCTCTAGCAGAGATGGGAGCTGGCTCCATCGATGCCAGTGACATTTCTGAAGCGATGGCGCAGGAGGCTCAGCGCCGCGCAGAAGAGGCGGGCTTGAACATGGGCAAGCTCCATTTCTTCGCCAGTGATCTCGAAAGTCTTAGCGGCTCCTTTCACACCGTCTGCTGCCTGGATGTGTTCATTCACTATCCACAACCAGCTGCGGAGGAGATGGTGCGCCACCTCTGCAGCCTCACCGAGCAGAGGCTGATCGTGAGCTTTGCTCCCTACACCCCTTTGTTGGCATTGCTCAAAAGCATCGGCCAACTGTTTCCTGGTCCAAGCAAAACCACCCGCGCTTACACCCTGAAAGAAACAGGAATTGTGAAAGCTGCTGAATCCTGTGGATTCAAGTTGATTCGTCGCAGTTTGAATAAAGCACCTTTTTACTTCTCGCGCCTTGTGGAATTCCAAAAGAGCTGA
- a CDS encoding RNA pseudouridine synthase — MAVPAGWRPAALNHGWTYCDRVRPGEQSTRLSDVMERRHHHSSAAIWQQRLASGEITLNGLACPDDVEVKAGDWIRWARPPWVEAAVPDQWEVIHDDGDVLVVNKPSGLPVMPGGGFLAHTLTSLLERSSDSEGEALVPKPIHRLGRFTSGLQVCARRPETRAALSKQFRPQGDCRKTYLALTPRLESLQHGETLVIQTDVVERQHPLLGWIWGPEPTTLERLRKRLSAHSAVQLRERRRTGDLLEVRIHTGRPHQIRIHLAQLGCPLLGDPLYQSDQGLSATATPGDGGYHLHAWRLEGLCWPPTTQLTLRAQPPKWLRDGDDAER; from the coding sequence ATGGCTGTGCCGGCGGGATGGCGGCCGGCGGCGTTGAACCACGGCTGGACGTATTGCGATCGTGTTCGACCAGGGGAACAGTCCACCCGATTGAGCGATGTGATGGAACGACGCCACCACCATTCCAGTGCAGCGATCTGGCAGCAGCGCTTGGCGAGCGGGGAAATCACCCTGAATGGTTTGGCTTGTCCCGATGACGTCGAGGTCAAGGCTGGCGATTGGATTCGTTGGGCGCGTCCTCCCTGGGTTGAGGCTGCGGTTCCGGATCAATGGGAGGTCATTCACGATGACGGCGATGTGCTGGTCGTCAATAAACCCTCAGGATTACCGGTGATGCCAGGTGGCGGCTTCCTGGCACACACGCTGACGTCATTGTTGGAGCGGAGTAGCGACTCTGAGGGCGAGGCCTTGGTGCCGAAGCCCATTCATCGCCTCGGACGGTTCACGTCTGGTCTTCAGGTTTGCGCCCGTCGTCCCGAAACCCGGGCTGCATTGTCGAAGCAATTTCGACCGCAAGGTGATTGCCGTAAAACGTACCTGGCCTTGACGCCTCGTTTGGAGAGCCTTCAGCACGGTGAGACGCTTGTCATCCAAACCGACGTTGTCGAACGGCAACATCCTTTGCTCGGTTGGATTTGGGGGCCAGAGCCAACAACGCTGGAGCGATTGCGGAAGCGCTTATCGGCTCACTCTGCAGTGCAATTGAGGGAGCGAAGGCGAACGGGAGATCTCTTGGAAGTGCGGATTCATACAGGCCGCCCCCATCAGATCCGCATCCATCTCGCCCAACTGGGCTGTCCCTTGTTGGGAGATCCCTTGTATCAATCTGATCAGGGGCTGTCTGCAACAGCAACACCAGGTGATGGTGGGTATCACTTGCATGCTTGGCGCCTGGAGGGTTTGTGCTGGCCGCCCACTACGCAGTTAACACTCCGTGCTCAGCCGCCCAAGTGGTTGAGAGATGGAGACGATGCTGAGCGTTGA
- a CDS encoding response regulator transcription factor produces the protein MTETPSEVLTPRLLLVDDEPGLRTAVQAYLEDEGFDVTTAEDGEEGFSKAQQMLPDLVISDVMMPRLDGYGLLRKLREDERLGGTPVIFLTAKGMTADRTQGYLAGVDDYIPKPFDPDELVARVRNVAQRQQRLLQEAARFADTDMGQMAKQITEIRSLLAQADALPNQDPAQHNFTPREASVLQLVAEGLMNKEIARQLETSIRNVEKYVSRLFIKTETSSRTELVRYALQHHLVN, from the coding sequence ATGACGGAGACTCCCAGCGAGGTTCTGACCCCAAGGTTGCTGCTCGTTGATGACGAGCCTGGTTTGCGTACTGCCGTTCAGGCCTATTTAGAGGATGAGGGATTTGATGTCACGACAGCCGAGGACGGGGAAGAAGGATTCAGTAAAGCTCAGCAAATGCTGCCCGATCTCGTCATCAGCGACGTGATGATGCCTCGCCTTGACGGCTATGGCTTGCTTCGCAAGCTGCGCGAAGACGAGCGTTTGGGCGGAACGCCAGTGATTTTTCTCACTGCCAAAGGGATGACGGCGGATCGCACGCAGGGCTATCTCGCGGGCGTTGATGACTACATCCCCAAACCATTCGACCCTGATGAACTCGTCGCCAGGGTCCGAAATGTGGCCCAGCGGCAGCAGCGGTTATTGCAGGAGGCAGCACGGTTCGCTGACACCGATATGGGTCAGATGGCCAAGCAGATCACAGAGATCCGCTCGCTTCTTGCCCAGGCAGATGCCCTACCCAATCAGGACCCAGCCCAACACAATTTCACGCCGAGGGAGGCCAGTGTGTTGCAGCTCGTGGCTGAGGGATTGATGAATAAGGAGATTGCCCGGCAGCTGGAGACCTCGATTCGCAATGTGGAGAAGTATGTGAGCCGGCTCTTCATCAAAACGGAAACCTCCAGCCGCACGGAGCTCGTGCGTTATGCCCTTCAACATCACCTCGTGAACTGA
- a CDS encoding cysteine desulfurase family protein → MLPSPEAVLTQSAPIALDHQATTPCHQDVVTAMEPWWSEQWGNPSSRQHRLGLTAAAAVQMAREQLSDCLNCSDEQLIFTSGATEANNIALLGHARAIARERGKPGHLISMVSEHHAVLDPLQQLQREGFRITLLLPEPDGLLDPKKLEAAITEDTQLVSVMLANNEIGVIQPLPEVAALCRAHGVTLHSDAAQAFGHIPLDSQRLGADFLSLSAHKLNGPKGVGALISNPDLTVEPLQWGGGQERGLRPGTLPVPLIIGFAKAAELALSDLASRRHRLERLRNRLWEGLKQSQPALLLNGHATARLPHNLNITIPDVSGSKLHRALRSRVACSSGSACSRGEPSHVLMALGRSRQEAEASLRLSLGRSTSDRDIDLAIQAINDAIHQLRHKA, encoded by the coding sequence ATGCTGCCAAGCCCCGAAGCCGTCTTGACTCAATCGGCACCGATTGCCCTCGACCATCAAGCCACAACGCCGTGTCACCAGGATGTGGTGACGGCCATGGAGCCCTGGTGGAGTGAACAATGGGGAAATCCTTCCAGTCGGCAACATCGGCTCGGACTGACGGCCGCCGCTGCCGTTCAGATGGCCCGAGAACAATTAAGCGATTGCCTGAACTGCTCAGATGAACAGCTGATCTTCACCAGCGGGGCCACAGAGGCCAACAACATTGCTCTGCTCGGACATGCACGCGCCATCGCTCGCGAGAGGGGAAAACCAGGGCATCTGATCAGCATGGTCAGTGAACATCATGCTGTTCTCGACCCCCTGCAGCAGCTTCAGCGCGAAGGCTTTCGCATCACCCTTCTCTTACCAGAGCCGGATGGTCTCCTCGACCCAAAAAAGCTTGAGGCCGCCATCACGGAAGACACCCAATTGGTGAGTGTGATGCTGGCCAATAACGAAATCGGCGTCATCCAGCCACTTCCTGAAGTCGCCGCCCTTTGTAGAGCTCACGGGGTGACGCTGCATAGCGATGCCGCTCAAGCCTTCGGCCACATCCCCCTGGACAGCCAACGTCTTGGCGCAGATTTCCTCAGCCTGAGCGCCCACAAACTGAACGGGCCCAAAGGGGTTGGTGCTCTGATCAGCAACCCAGACTTAACGGTCGAGCCGCTGCAATGGGGAGGGGGGCAAGAACGGGGGTTGAGACCTGGCACCTTGCCGGTGCCGCTCATCATCGGATTTGCCAAAGCGGCGGAGTTGGCCCTCAGCGATCTCGCTAGCCGCCGTCATCGCCTCGAACGTTTGCGCAATCGACTTTGGGAGGGCCTCAAGCAGAGTCAGCCAGCGCTACTTCTCAACGGACATGCCACGGCTCGACTGCCGCACAATCTCAACATCACCATTCCAGACGTCTCGGGAAGCAAGCTGCATCGAGCCCTGCGATCTCGCGTGGCCTGCAGCAGTGGCTCGGCCTGCAGTCGCGGCGAACCTTCCCATGTGCTGATGGCGTTAGGTCGAAGCCGCCAAGAAGCTGAAGCTTCCCTGCGGCTCAGCCTGGGGCGCAGCACCTCGGACCGCGACATCGACCTAGCCATCCAGGCCATAAACGATGCCATACACCAATTACGTCATAAAGCGTGA
- a CDS encoding DUF456 domain-containing protein yields the protein MSIPWSSEWWWWIALLVQLLAIPGTLLPLLPGLIWLPVGGLIWTGAVGWQQAWPELVVALVLFGLGLVADLLALGLASMRLKASRWSAAGAGVGLLLGVFGLLPALPFGGPLLGALFGPWLGALVVETWVKKKPPVNFGWLKALRQGAVVGLAVVAGLLVSRLAQLFLALLGIAAFIGLSFR from the coding sequence ATGAGCATTCCTTGGTCTTCCGAATGGTGGTGGTGGATTGCTCTGTTGGTGCAGCTGCTGGCGATTCCTGGCACGCTCTTGCCCCTGCTTCCAGGCTTGATCTGGCTTCCTGTAGGTGGATTGATTTGGACCGGTGCTGTTGGCTGGCAACAGGCCTGGCCTGAGCTCGTTGTTGCTTTGGTCTTGTTCGGTCTTGGCCTTGTGGCCGACCTATTGGCATTGGGCCTGGCCTCGATGCGCCTGAAGGCCAGCCGTTGGTCAGCGGCGGGGGCGGGGGTGGGTCTGCTCTTAGGGGTGTTCGGCCTTCTCCCGGCCCTCCCTTTTGGAGGTCCATTGCTTGGAGCCTTGTTCGGCCCCTGGCTTGGGGCTCTAGTGGTGGAGACCTGGGTCAAAAAAAAGCCACCCGTGAATTTCGGGTGGCTCAAAGCCTTACGCCAAGGAGCCGTGGTGGGCTTGGCGGTAGTGGCCGGCCTCCTCGTCAGCCGTCTGGCTCAACTGTTCCTGGCGCTGCTTGGGATTGCGGCTTTTATTGGGCTCAGTTTTCGTTGA
- the rsmH gene encoding 16S rRNA (cytosine(1402)-N(4))-methyltransferase RsmH, whose translation MPDHSLSSGVAFSHVPVLAETLLQILSEQPPSLWQNTAVIDATLGGGGHSKLILERCPGVHLIGLDQDPTARAAAASRLEPFLERVQIVPVNFASFEPQEPVSLVLADLGVSSPQLDVASRGFSFRLDGPLDMRMNPAAGAETAAELIERLDVNALADLIYAFGEERLSRRIARRIKADLAAEGAYAGTAALAYAVAGCYPPKARRGRIHPATRTFQALRIAVNDELGVLDQLLQIAPGWLKPDGLLAIISFHSLEDRRVKTAFLQEERLERVTRKPLMASEQEQADNPRSRSAKLRIARRRPDTASSER comes from the coding sequence ATGCCCGATCACTCGCTGTCTTCTGGTGTGGCCTTCAGCCACGTGCCCGTATTGGCTGAAACGCTGCTGCAGATTTTGTCTGAGCAGCCCCCATCCCTCTGGCAGAACACAGCTGTGATCGACGCCACTCTTGGCGGTGGCGGTCATAGCAAGCTCATCCTCGAACGCTGTCCTGGCGTGCATTTGATTGGATTGGATCAGGACCCCACGGCCAGGGCTGCTGCTGCTTCAAGGCTGGAGCCCTTCCTGGAGCGTGTGCAGATCGTTCCGGTCAACTTTGCTTCGTTTGAACCACAGGAACCGGTGTCGCTGGTGCTGGCAGACCTTGGGGTGAGTAGTCCCCAATTGGATGTGGCTTCCAGAGGATTCAGCTTCCGGCTGGACGGGCCCTTAGACATGCGCATGAACCCAGCGGCTGGAGCTGAAACGGCAGCGGAGCTGATCGAGCGGTTGGACGTGAATGCCCTGGCCGACTTGATTTATGCCTTTGGCGAGGAACGCTTGTCGCGCAGGATTGCGCGACGGATCAAGGCGGATTTGGCGGCAGAAGGCGCCTATGCAGGCACGGCGGCGTTGGCCTATGCCGTCGCTGGTTGTTACCCCCCGAAAGCCAGGCGGGGAAGGATTCATCCCGCCACGCGCACCTTTCAGGCATTGCGGATTGCTGTGAACGATGAACTGGGAGTGCTGGACCAATTGCTTCAGATTGCGCCCGGTTGGCTGAAGCCTGATGGTCTCCTGGCGATCATCAGTTTTCATTCGTTGGAAGATCGCCGGGTTAAAACCGCTTTCCTTCAGGAGGAGCGGCTCGAGCGGGTGACGCGTAAACCGTTGATGGCGTCAGAACAGGAGCAGGCGGACAACCCGCGCAGTCGCAGCGCAAAACTAAGAATTGCCAGGCGGAGGCCCGATACCGCTTCGTCTGAGCGATGA
- a CDS encoding NAD(P)H-quinone oxidoreductase subunit H: MTQLETRTEPMVVNFGPHHPSMHGVLRLVVTLDGEDVVDCEPVIGYLHRGMEKIAENRTNVMYVPYVSRMDYAAGMFYEAIVVNAPERLANIPVPKRASYIRVLMLELNRIANHLLWLGPFLADVGAQTPFFYIFREREMIYDLWEAATGQRLINNNYFRIGGVAADLPWGWLEKCRDFCDWFGPKIDEYEKLITNNPIFRRRIEGLGVIGREEAINWSLSGPMLRASGVPWDLRKVDHYECYDDFDWDVVCEKEGDCFARYRVRIEEMRQSLKILRQACDMIPGGPTENLEAQRMAEGKDSPFAGFDYQYVAKKVAPTFKIPNGELYTRLESGKGEIGVFIQGNNDVTPWRFKIRAADSNNLQILPHILKGHKVADIMAILGSIDVIMGSVDR, translated from the coding sequence ATGACGCAGCTGGAAACGCGCACCGAGCCGATGGTGGTCAACTTCGGCCCCCATCACCCCTCTATGCATGGGGTGTTGAGGCTCGTCGTCACCCTTGACGGAGAAGACGTTGTGGATTGCGAGCCGGTGATCGGCTATCTCCATCGCGGCATGGAGAAGATCGCCGAGAACCGCACCAACGTGATGTACGTGCCCTACGTGAGCCGTATGGACTACGCAGCGGGCATGTTTTATGAAGCCATCGTGGTGAACGCTCCAGAGCGCCTCGCCAACATCCCGGTGCCCAAAAGAGCCAGCTACATCAGGGTGTTGATGCTGGAGCTCAACCGGATCGCCAACCATTTGCTCTGGCTTGGCCCCTTCCTTGCTGATGTTGGTGCTCAAACACCGTTCTTTTACATCTTCCGTGAACGGGAGATGATTTACGACCTCTGGGAAGCGGCCACTGGCCAGCGACTCATCAACAACAACTATTTCCGCATCGGTGGTGTTGCCGCCGACTTGCCCTGGGGCTGGTTGGAAAAGTGTCGTGATTTTTGCGACTGGTTTGGTCCAAAAATTGATGAGTACGAAAAACTGATCACCAACAACCCCATTTTTCGTCGTCGCATCGAAGGGCTCGGCGTCATCGGCCGAGAAGAGGCCATCAATTGGAGCTTGTCAGGTCCAATGCTGCGGGCCTCCGGAGTGCCTTGGGATCTCCGCAAGGTGGATCACTACGAGTGTTACGACGATTTCGATTGGGATGTGGTCTGCGAGAAGGAGGGTGATTGCTTTGCTCGCTACCGCGTGCGCATCGAAGAGATGCGTCAATCGCTAAAAATCCTGCGCCAAGCCTGCGACATGATCCCCGGCGGCCCCACCGAAAATCTCGAAGCCCAGCGCATGGCGGAAGGCAAAGACAGCCCCTTTGCCGGATTCGACTATCAATATGTGGCCAAAAAAGTGGCGCCTACGTTCAAAATCCCCAATGGTGAGCTTTACACCCGCCTGGAATCAGGCAAAGGCGAAATCGGGGTGTTCATCCAGGGCAACAACGACGTCACCCCCTGGCGCTTCAAGATCAGGGCCGCTGACAGCAACAATCTCCAGATCCTTCCTCACATCCTCAAAGGACACAAAGTTGCCGACATCATGGCGATCCTGGGCTCGATCGACGTGATCATGGGATCGGTTGATCGCTGA
- a CDS encoding DUF2752 domain-containing protein: protein MLLWFKGRYPQIPGWDCPFRGITGIPGPGCYLTRATSAALTGDLHRALEFHLFGPIVAAALLSWSVMALCKRRLIPVRFRLATISIVASAFALYWLLRLVVSYGFGVVGSPGFPAPG, encoded by the coding sequence ATGCTCCTCTGGTTCAAAGGACGCTACCCGCAAATCCCAGGCTGGGACTGCCCATTTCGCGGTATCACAGGAATTCCCGGCCCAGGCTGCTATCTAACGAGGGCCACCTCCGCCGCTCTCACTGGTGACCTTCACCGTGCCTTGGAGTTCCATCTGTTTGGGCCGATTGTGGCGGCAGCATTGCTGAGCTGGAGCGTCATGGCCCTTTGCAAACGGCGGCTCATCCCGGTGCGTTTCAGGCTTGCAACCATCAGCATCGTTGCTTCAGCCTTCGCTCTGTATTGGCTCCTTCGGCTGGTGGTCAGCTATGGCTTTGGAGTGGTTGGTTCGCCGGGCTTTCCAGCTCCAGGCTGA
- a CDS encoding thioesterase family protein: MPSPNHWLQLQRNVRFGETDAAGVMHFYQLLRWCHEAWEESLNRYGIGAGTIFPGCRDASERPTIALPVVHCEADFQRPVHGGDDLRILLEPQRLNPGCFEVRYRFQIEETEVARGLIRHLAIETESRRRCALPEPIDLWLEASTVGRLEAI; the protein is encoded by the coding sequence GTGCCATCCCCCAACCACTGGCTTCAGCTTCAACGCAACGTGCGCTTTGGGGAGACCGATGCGGCCGGCGTGATGCATTTTTATCAGCTGCTTCGCTGGTGCCATGAGGCCTGGGAAGAGAGCCTTAACCGTTATGGCATCGGCGCAGGCACCATCTTCCCTGGCTGTCGAGATGCCAGTGAAAGGCCCACCATCGCCCTACCGGTGGTGCATTGCGAAGCCGATTTCCAACGGCCAGTGCATGGCGGCGATGACCTGAGAATCCTGCTCGAACCTCAACGGCTCAACCCCGGCTGTTTCGAAGTGAGATACCGCTTTCAGATCGAGGAAACGGAGGTTGCCCGTGGTCTCATTCGGCACCTTGCCATCGAAACCGAAAGTCGCAGGCGCTGCGCCTTACCCGAGCCGATTGATCTCTGGCTGGAGGCCTCAACCGTAGGAAGACTCGAAGCGATCTAA
- a CDS encoding TM2 domain-containing protein produces MTVLSETEISNKKLAAGLLGIFLGSFGIHKFVLGYNNAGIIMLVVSLAGGVVTCGVATGVMSVIGMIEGIIYLT; encoded by the coding sequence ATGACCGTGCTGTCGGAAACCGAAATCAGCAACAAAAAGCTGGCAGCAGGTCTGTTGGGAATTTTTTTGGGCTCATTCGGTATTCACAAGTTTGTTTTGGGATACAACAACGCCGGAATCATCATGTTGGTGGTGAGCCTGGCTGGCGGGGTTGTGACCTGTGGTGTCGCGACCGGCGTGATGTCCGTGATCGGAATGATTGAAGGCATCATTTACCTCACCTAA
- a CDS encoding AMP-binding protein, with product MATFAALEQAVEAGAWLHLQVGQDGERLTDGDLSLPDSLPDALSDLAWPRKGGVVLASGGSQGGRSWCLQPWAHLDGSAAACGRWLGGIGLSPEGVILLNPLPVHHISGLMPWWRSCLWGAQHVLLPPLLMKDPPSLLATCRDVPGWGQKPAVVSLVPTQLKRLLDHPEGLAWLRHLALVWVGGAGLPGPLAERARDQGIRLAPCYGATETAAMVVAQAPDRFLQGELGCGAPLDDVELQLDRAGVLRVRTERLALARWRDGRLDPLVDAEGWWCTGDAAALVSAGEGDLRVQIRGRVDGAIHSGGETVFPEQLSQRLLLHAQEQGLPLEAVLLLPVPSEEWGQRLVALVRCRDGWIETEGWASVQASMRKMTSGWLPAEQPLQWLECAVLEPSLEGKWERGRWQRWLESQELSLLR from the coding sequence ATGGCGACGTTCGCCGCCCTGGAGCAAGCGGTGGAGGCGGGGGCCTGGTTGCACTTGCAGGTGGGCCAGGATGGTGAACGTCTAACCGATGGAGACCTCTCACTCCCCGACTCACTCCCTGATGCACTCTCCGACCTTGCTTGGCCGCGCAAGGGGGGTGTGGTGTTGGCCAGTGGTGGTAGTCAGGGGGGGCGGAGCTGGTGCCTGCAGCCGTGGGCTCACCTCGATGGCTCTGCGGCAGCGTGTGGACGCTGGCTCGGGGGGATTGGCCTCAGCCCAGAGGGGGTGATCCTGCTCAATCCCCTGCCGGTTCACCACATCAGTGGCTTGATGCCTTGGTGGCGCAGTTGCCTTTGGGGAGCACAGCACGTTCTGCTTCCGCCTTTGCTGATGAAAGATCCGCCGTCCTTGCTGGCGACCTGTCGGGACGTCCCTGGTTGGGGCCAGAAACCGGCCGTGGTGTCTTTGGTTCCAACCCAGCTCAAACGCTTGCTGGATCACCCCGAGGGGCTGGCTTGGTTGCGGCATTTGGCATTGGTTTGGGTGGGAGGAGCCGGGCTGCCTGGCCCCTTGGCGGAGCGTGCTCGCGATCAGGGGATTCGCCTTGCTCCTTGCTATGGCGCCACCGAAACCGCTGCGATGGTGGTGGCGCAGGCGCCCGATCGCTTCCTTCAAGGGGAGCTGGGCTGTGGTGCGCCCCTCGATGATGTGGAGCTGCAGCTGGACCGGGCTGGTGTGTTGAGGGTGCGAACGGAGCGTTTAGCGCTGGCTCGCTGGCGTGATGGTCGGCTGGATCCCCTCGTGGATGCCGAGGGCTGGTGGTGCACCGGAGATGCGGCCGCTCTCGTTTCCGCAGGGGAGGGGGATCTGCGCGTGCAGATACGAGGCCGGGTTGATGGTGCCATCCATTCCGGGGGTGAAACGGTGTTTCCTGAGCAGCTCAGCCAACGCCTCCTGCTTCATGCGCAGGAGCAGGGTCTGCCGCTGGAAGCGGTGCTGCTGCTGCCCGTCCCTAGTGAGGAATGGGGGCAGCGTTTGGTGGCGTTGGTTCGTTGCCGTGATGGCTGGATTGAGACCGAGGGCTGGGCGTCGGTGCAAGCATCGATGCGCAAGATGACCTCAGGCTGGCTACCGGCCGAGCAACCGTTGCAATGGCTTGAGTGCGCGGTTCTTGAACCCTCGTTGGAGGGCAAATGGGAGCGGGGTCGTTGGCAGCGCTGGCTGGAGTCGCAAGAATTAAGTCTTCTGCGCTAA